From a region of the Cervus canadensis isolate Bull #8, Minnesota chromosome Y, ASM1932006v1, whole genome shotgun sequence genome:
- the LOC122436412 gene encoding serine protease 52-like gives MTTSASISLSVSTSMNASAFTSIPASVRPHFISLPQPQTLADQISLRYAMPWQAMIISCSSQICSGSIVSSSWVLTAAHCVRNMNPEDTAVILGLRHPGAPLRIVKVSTILLHERFRLVSGAARNDLALLLLQEVQTPIQLLAPLGHLKNLNSSECWLSGPRILKPGETDENPEILQMQVIGASSCAHLYPDIGSSIVCFITQDKDSDTSVEPVSPGSAVMCRPTSRNGSWRQIGLTSLKALATIVSPHFSWILSTSAKAGHPLNHALMPWMEKPKSSSLIKQPTTLPFSSIIIVILQRLL, from the exons ATGACCACCTCTGCTTCCATCTCCCTTTCAGTCTCTACCTCTATGAATGCCTCAGCTTTTACCTCCATACCTGCTTCTGTCCGGCCACATTTCATCTCTCTGCCACAACCTCAGA CTTTGGCAGATCAAATTTCTCTGAGATATGCCATGCCTTGGCAGGCCATGATCATCAGTTGCAGTAGTCAAATTTGCAGTGGTTCCATTGTTAGCAGCTCTTGGGTACTCACTGCGGCCCACTGTGTCAGGAATAT GAATCCAGAGGACACAGCTGTAATATTAGGCCTGAGGCACCCTGGGGCACCTCTGAGAATTGTTAAGGTCTCTACCATTCTTCTGCATGAAAGATTCCGATTAGTGAGTGGGGCAGCAAGAAACGATCTAGCATTGCTGCTCCTTCAAGAGGTCCAGACTCCCATTCAGCTTTTAGCACCGTTGGGTCATCTGAAGAATCTGAACAGCTCAGAATGTTGGCTTTCTGGGCCACGAATTCTTAAGCCAG GAGAGACAGATGAAAATCCTGAAATATTACAGATGCAGGTGATAGGAGCTTCAAGTTGTGCCCACCTTTACCCTGATATAGGGAGTTCTATTGTGTGCTTCATTACACAAGACAAAGACTCTGACACAAGTGTG GAACCAGTGAGTCCAGGCAGTGCTGTCATGTGCAGACCAACATCTAGAAATGGAAGCTGGAGACAAATAGGCCTCACTAGTCTGAAGGCGCTGGCTACCATTGTAAGCCCCCACTTCTCATGGATATTATCCACTTCAGCAAAGGCAGGGCATCCATTAAACCATGCACTCATGCCTTGGATGGAAAAGCCTAAGTCCTCTAGTCTCATAAAACAGCCAACCACCCTGCCATTTTCTTCAATAATAATTGTTATACTACAAAGACTTTTGTAA